The following proteins are encoded in a genomic region of Micromonospora olivasterospora:
- a CDS encoding GntR family transcriptional regulator: MVNTATKRDVIVDGLRRLIVSGELERGSRLPQDELAKRFNSSITPVREALRVLEAEGLVVSAPHRGTRVAGIDLDRVKATYIVRRLTESYAMRRAATRFSLRDIKRAQELLLKIEDAAAAGNELRVRQANRDFHFYFYDRSGIPGLSDHLALLWASFPWDLVIGAPDRAEASRKEHHAILEAVRAGDPDRAAAAVETHIAHGFLPIARRISGEDVLDPFDPDTD, encoded by the coding sequence GTGGTAAACACTGCGACCAAGCGGGACGTGATTGTCGATGGGCTGCGACGGCTCATCGTCTCGGGCGAGCTCGAACGCGGGAGCCGCCTGCCGCAGGACGAGCTCGCCAAGAGGTTCAACAGCAGCATTACCCCGGTGCGCGAGGCGCTGCGCGTCCTGGAGGCAGAAGGTCTCGTCGTATCAGCGCCGCATCGTGGGACCCGGGTTGCAGGGATCGACCTCGACCGGGTGAAGGCCACCTATATCGTGCGTCGTCTGACTGAGAGTTATGCCATGCGTCGTGCCGCCACCCGGTTCAGCCTCCGCGATATCAAGCGGGCACAGGAACTACTTCTCAAGATCGAGGATGCGGCTGCCGCCGGCAACGAGCTTCGCGTCCGACAGGCGAATCGCGACTTTCACTTCTACTTCTATGATCGTAGCGGAATCCCTGGGCTGTCGGACCACCTCGCCTTGCTATGGGCGTCATTCCCGTGGGATCTCGTGATCGGCGCACCCGACCGTGCTGAAGCCTCCAGGAAGGAGCATCACGCCATACTCGAGGCGGTGCGCGCTGGCGATCCAGACAGGGCTGCCGCAGCCGTCGAGACGCACATCGCTCACGGGTTCCTCCCGATCGCTCGCCGCATTAGCGGCGAGGATGTTTTGGATCCATTCGATCCGGACACCGATTGA
- a CDS encoding CaiB/BaiF CoA transferase family protein encodes MTGLPLAGVTVVSCEQAVAAPFATRQLADLGARVIKVERPGSGDFARGYDETVLGMSSHFVWLNRSKESIALDLKQPSALDVMHRLIDRADVFVQNLAPGAAERLGLGADALRARDPRLITCSITGYGTSGPYRHAKAYDLLIQSETGLVSVTGSDDAPAKSGIPAADIGAGMYGFAGILSALYDRERTGEGTKLDISLFDSLIEWMGYPLYYTRYGGAAPSRTGTSHAAIAPYGTYACADGQKYVLSIQNEREWKAFCDVVLDMPELAEDSRFDTGSRRVSNRVELDTLINQQLSRIDGATFAERLNSARIANARQREVADVIDHPQLTARHRWREIGTPAGPIQATLPAITVEGREPRMEPIPSVGQHTHDLLEELGYNAVDIRALKRDGTF; translated from the coding sequence ATGACCGGGCTGCCACTGGCCGGCGTCACCGTTGTCTCGTGTGAGCAGGCGGTGGCTGCGCCGTTCGCCACTCGTCAGCTGGCGGACCTCGGGGCACGTGTCATCAAGGTCGAGCGTCCCGGCAGCGGAGACTTCGCGCGAGGCTACGACGAGACGGTTCTTGGCATGTCCAGCCACTTCGTCTGGCTCAACCGCTCGAAGGAGAGCATCGCCCTCGACCTCAAGCAGCCGTCAGCACTGGACGTCATGCACCGGCTCATCGACCGCGCCGACGTGTTCGTCCAGAACCTCGCGCCTGGTGCTGCCGAGCGGCTGGGCCTAGGAGCCGACGCGCTTCGGGCGCGCGATCCGCGGCTCATCACCTGCTCGATCACGGGCTACGGCACCAGTGGGCCCTACCGCCATGCGAAGGCCTACGACCTGCTGATCCAGTCGGAGACCGGACTGGTCTCAGTCACCGGAAGCGACGATGCACCCGCCAAGAGCGGTATCCCAGCGGCCGATATCGGCGCCGGCATGTACGGGTTCGCAGGGATTCTGTCCGCCCTCTATGACCGGGAACGCACAGGCGAGGGCACCAAGCTGGACATCAGCCTCTTCGACTCCCTCATCGAGTGGATGGGCTACCCGCTGTACTACACGCGATACGGCGGAGCGGCACCCAGCCGCACCGGCACCAGCCACGCGGCCATCGCTCCGTACGGCACCTACGCCTGCGCCGATGGCCAGAAGTACGTGCTGTCCATCCAGAACGAGCGAGAGTGGAAGGCGTTCTGTGACGTCGTGCTCGACATGCCCGAACTGGCAGAAGACTCGCGCTTTGATACCGGCAGCCGCCGAGTGAGCAATCGCGTCGAGCTCGATACCCTCATCAACCAGCAGCTGTCTCGGATCGACGGGGCCACCTTCGCTGAGCGACTCAACAGTGCACGCATCGCCAACGCGCGACAGCGCGAGGTCGCCGACGTCATCGACCATCCCCAGCTCACCGCGCGCCATCGGTGGCGCGAAATCGGAACGCCTGCCGGCCCCATCCAGGCGACGCTGCCCGCGATCACCGTCGAGGGCCGCGAACCGCGAATGGAGCCGATCCCCAGCGTCGGCCAACACACCCACGACCTGCTCGAAGAACTGGGGTACAACGCCGTCGACATCCGTGCTCTCAAGAGGGATGGGACGTTCTGA